The Dongia rigui genome includes the window CGCGCATAAGCGCGCGGATCGCGGTCGGGGCAGTGTAGAAGATATTGACCTTGTGCTTGTCGCAGACCTGCCAGAAACGCGAGGAATCGGGATAGTTCGGCACACCTTCGAACATGAGCGTCGTGGCACCGTTGGCGAGCGGGCCATAGACGATGTAGCTGTGCCCGGTCACCCAGCCCACATCCGCCGTGCACCAATAGATATCGCCCTCGTGATAATCGAAGACGTATTGATGGGTGAAGGAGGCATAGACCAGATAGCCGCCCGAGGTGTGGAGCACGCCCTTGGGTTTGCCAGTAGAACCCGACGTATAGAGGATGAAGAGCGGGTCTTCGGCATTCATCGCCTCGGCCGGGCAGTCGGGCGAAACCTTGGCCGCTTCCTCGTGATACCAGACATCGCGGCCCGATTTCATCTCGACATTGCCACCGGTACGCTTCACCACGATGCAGGCCGAGACATCCGGGCACTGCTTCAACGCGGCGTCGACATTGGCTTTCAGCGGCACCTTCTTGCCGCCGCGCAGGCCCTCATCGGCCGTGATGACGACACGGGAGTCGCAATCGACGATGCGCCCAGCCAGGCTGTCTGGCGAAAAGCCGCCGAAGACCACGGAATGCACGGCACCGATGCGGGCGCAGGCCAGCATGGCGTAGGCAGCCTCGGGAATCATCGGCATGTAGATGGTGACGCGGTCGCCCTTCTTGACGCCCTTGGCCTTCAACACATTGGACATGCGGCCGACATGCTCGGCCAGTTCGCCATAGGTGATGTGCTTTGATTCAGAAGGGTCGTCGCCTTCCCAGATGATCGCCGTCTGCTTGGCGCGCTTGGCGAGGTGGCGATCGATGCAATTGGCGGCCACATTGAGGGTGCCGTCGTGATACCAGCGGATTCGGACCGCGCCGGTATAGTCGACATCCTTCACCTGGGTATAGGGCTTGATCCAGTCGACGCGGCGTCCCTGCTCGCCCCAGAAGCCGGCATTGTCCTCGACCGACTTCTTGTACATGGCATCGTATTGCGCCGCATTGACGAGAGCGCGCGCGGCGGAACTCGCCGGCACATCGAAAACCTGCTGATCACTCATACCCGCCGGGCCTCCCAACCCGAGAAATCGTCTTGTTTTTCAAGGCGTCGGAGCGTATCCGCCAACGCCTTATCAAGATCGATTATCGACAGATCGCATGGCCGTTACAAGACTTTGCCGCATTGCGACAAAGGAACGGCCGGGATGCGAGTGCACCCCGGCCGGGCCGGAAAAGATATCCCTACAAAAGGCGTAGGGGACGCGCGGCCATGCCGCGCAAATGCGAAGCGATTGCTAGCGCGCCTGCACCTTTGTGAGGAACGCTTCGACTGCCTGCCTGAGATTGGTCTGCTCGCGCAGCATGCCTTCAAGCGAATTGGTCACATCGGTTGCAGCCGACCCTGTGCGGTGGCTCGATTCCGCCACCACGGCGATGGTATGGGTCACTTCCTGGGTGCCCTGCGCCGCCTGCTGGACGCTGCTGGCAATTTCACCGGTGGCCGCACCCTGTTCTTCGACAGCAGCGGCGATGGCCGTGGCACCTTCGCTGATGGCGTTGATCGAGACCGTGATGTCGCGGATCGCGATGACCGCCTGATTGGTGGTCGTTTGGATCTCGGTCACCAGTTCAGAAATCTCCTGTGTGGCCTTGGAGGTCTGGCCGGCGAGGTTCTTCACCTCGGAGGCGA containing:
- the acs gene encoding acetate--CoA ligase, coding for MSDQQVFDVPASSAARALVNAAQYDAMYKKSVEDNAGFWGEQGRRVDWIKPYTQVKDVDYTGAVRIRWYHDGTLNVAANCIDRHLAKRAKQTAIIWEGDDPSESKHITYGELAEHVGRMSNVLKAKGVKKGDRVTIYMPMIPEAAYAMLACARIGAVHSVVFGGFSPDSLAGRIVDCDSRVVITADEGLRGGKKVPLKANVDAALKQCPDVSACIVVKRTGGNVEMKSGRDVWYHEEAAKVSPDCPAEAMNAEDPLFILYTSGSTGKPKGVLHTSGGYLVYASFTHQYVFDYHEGDIYWCTADVGWVTGHSYIVYGPLANGATTLMFEGVPNYPDSSRFWQVCDKHKVNIFYTAPTAIRALMREGEAPVQKCKLDSLRLLGSVGEPINPEAWLWYHRVIGKNRCPIVDTWWQTETGGILISPLPGATKTKPGSATKPLPGVMPQIVDANGNVLEGACEGNLCIADSWPGQMRTVYGDHKRFAETYFSAYPGKYFTGDGCRRDADGYYWITGRVDDVINVSGHRMGTAEVESALVAHPQVAEAAVVGYPHDIKGQGIYAYVTLKTGVTATEELRKELVLWVRKEIGPIAAPDLIQWAPGLPKTRSGKIMRRILRKIAENEYGALGDTSTLADPNVVTDLVDNRMNR